From a single Salmo salar chromosome ssa22, Ssal_v3.1, whole genome shotgun sequence genomic region:
- the lsm3 gene encoding U6 snRNA-associated Sm-like protein LSm3, with translation MADEVEQQTTTNTVEEPLDLIRLSLDERIYVKMRNDRELRGRLNAYDQHLNMILGDVEETVTTVEIDEETYEEIYKSTKRNIPMLFVRGDGVVLVAPPLRVG, from the exons ATGGCGGATGAAGTTGAACAG CAAACGACCACCAACACAGTGGAGGAGCCCCTGGATCTGATCAGGCTCAGTTTGGATGAAAGGATATATGTTAAGATGAGAAACGACCGAGAACTCAGGGGCAGATTGAAC GCCTACGATCAGCACTTGAACATGATCTTGGGAGATGTTGAGGAGACGGTGACAACAGTAGAGATTGATGAGGAGACGTATGAAGAAATTTATAAG TCAACGAAGAGGAACATCCCCATGTTGTTTGTGAGAGGTGACGGAGTCGTCTTGGTAGCTCCTCCGCTCAGGGTGGGCTAG